One Microcebus murinus isolate Inina chromosome 9, M.murinus_Inina_mat1.0, whole genome shotgun sequence DNA window includes the following coding sequences:
- the ABCF2 gene encoding ATP-binding cassette sub-family F member 2, with the protein MPSDLAKKKAAKKKEAAKARQRPRKGHEENGDAVTEPQVAEEKNEANGRETTEVDLLTKELEDFEMKKAAARAVTGVLASHPNSTDVHIINLSLTFHGQELLSDTKLELNSGRRYGLIGLNGIGKSMLLSAIGKREVPIPEHIDIYHLTREMPPSDKTPLQCVMEVDTERAMLEREAERLAHEDAECEKLMELYERLEELDADKAEMRASRILHGLGFTPAMQRKKLKDFSGGWRMRVALARALFIRPFMLLLDEPTNHLDLDACVWLEEELKTFKRILVLVSHSQDFLNGVCTNIIHMHNKKLKYYTGNYDQYVKTRLELEENQMKRFHWEQDQIAHMKNYIARFGHGSAKLARQAQSKEKTLQKMMASGLTERVVSDKTLSFYFPPCGKIPPPVIMVQNVSFKYTKDGPCIYNNLEFGIDLDTRVALVGPNGAGKSTLLKLLTGELLPTDGMIRKHSHVKIGRYHQHLQEQLDLDLSPLEYMMKCYPEIKEKEEMRKIIGRYGLTGKQQVSPIRNLSDGQKCRVCLAWLAWQNPHMLFLDEPTNHLDIETIDALADAINEFEGGMMLVSHDFRLIQQVAQEIWVCEKQTITKWPGDILAYKEHLKSKLVDEEPQLTKRTHNV; encoded by the exons AAGTAGATCTGCTGACCAAGGAGCTAGAGGACTTTGAGATGAAGAAAGCTGCTGCTCGAGCTGTCACTGGTGTCCTGGCCTCTCACCCCAACAGTACTGATGTCCACATTATCAACCTCTCACTCACCTTTCATGGTCAAGAGCTACTCAGTGACACCAAACTGGAATTAAACTCAGGCCGTCGTTATGGCCTCATTGGCTTAAATGGAATTG GAAAGTCCATGCTGCTCTCTGCTATCGGGAAACGTGAAGTACCCATCCCCGAGCACATTGACATCTACCATCTGACTCGAGAGATGCCCCCTAGTGACAAGACACCCTTACAGTGTGTGATGGAAGTCGATACAGAGCGGGCCATGCTGGAGAGGGAGGCTGAGCGGCTGGCTCACGAGGACG CGGAGTGTGAGAAGCTCATGGAGCTCTACGAGCGCCTGGAGGAACTGGATGCCGACAAGGCGGAGATGAGGGCCTCGCGGATCTTACATGGACTGGGTTTCACACCTGCCATGCAGCGCAAGAAACTAAAAGACTTCAGTGGGGGCTGGAGGATGAGGGTTGCCCTCGCCAG AGCCCTCTTTATTCGGCCCTTCATGCTGCTCCTGGATGAGCCCACCAACCATCTGGACCTAGATGCTTGTGTATGGTTGGAAGAAGAACTAAAAAC TTTTAAGCGCATCTTGGTCCTCGTCTCCCATTCCCAGGATTTTCTGAATGGTGTCTGTACCAACATTATTCACATGCACAACAAGAAACTGAAGTATTATACG GGTAATTACGACCAGTACGTGAAGACACGGCTGGAGCTGGAAGAGAACCAGATGAAGAGGTTCCACTGGGAGCAAGATCAGATTGCGCACATGAAG AACTACATTGCTAGGTTTGGTCATGGCAGTGCCAAGCTGGCCCGGCAGGCCCAGAGCAAGGAGAAGACACTGCAGAAAATGATGGCATCAGGACTCACAGAGAGGGTCGTGAGCGACAAG ACACTGTCGTTTTATTTCCCACCATGTGGTAAGATCCCTCCACCCGTCATTATGGTGCAAAATGTGAGCTTCAAGTATACAAAAGACGGG CCTTGCATCTACAATAATCTAGAATTTGGTATTGACCTCGACACACGAGTGGCTCTGGTAGGGCCCAATGGAGCAGGGAAGTCAACTCTTCTGAAGCTGCTAACTGGAGAG TTACTACCCACAGACGGGATGATCCGGAAACACTCTCATGTCAAAATAGGACGTTACCATCAG CATTTGCAAGAGCAGCTGGACTTAGATCTCTCGCCTTTGGAGTACATGATGAAGTGCTACCCGGAGatcaaggagaaggaagaaatgaggaaGATCATTGGGCGATATGGCCTCACTGGAAAGCAACAG GTGAGCCCAATTCGGAACCTGTCGGATGGGCAGAAGTGCCGAGTGTGTCTGGCCTGGCTGGCCTGGCAGAACCCCCACATGCTCTTCCTGGACGAGCCCACCAATCACCTGGATATTGAGACCATCGATGCCCTGGCAGACGCCATCAATGAGTTTGAGGGTGGCATGATGCTAGTCAGCCATGACTTCAGACTCATTCAGCAG GTCGCACAGGAAATTTGGGTCTGTGAGAAGCAGACAATCACCAAGTGGCCTGGAGACATCCTGGCCTACAAGGAGCACCTCAAGTCCAAACTGGTGGATGAGGAGCCCCAGCTCACCAAGAGGACCCATAATGTGTGA